The segment ACTATATCGACGGAACATTCCCTGAAACGGGACGAAATGACCGCTGCCCCTGCGGCTCAGGTAAAAAATTTAAGAAATGCTGCGGCCAGTAGCGTTCGCCATTAACACAAGAATTGCTTCGACAGGACCCCCATCGCAATGCACCCGCAAACACTGCAACGAAAAGTTTTAAGAACAATCTGCCCGGATGCCAAAGGGCTGATCGCAAAAATCACCAACATTTGCTACAAGCACGAGCTGAACATTGTGCAGAACAATGAGTTCGTCGATCACCGTACCGGGCGTTTCTTTATGCGTACCGAGCTGGAAGGCATTTTCAATGACGCAACGCTGCTGGCCGATTTAGACAGCGCGCTGCCAGAGGGTTCGATACGTGAGCTGAATTCGGCCGGACGTCGCCGCATCGTTATCCTGGTGACCAGGGAAGCGCACTGCCTGGGCGATCTGCTGATGAAAAGCGCCTACGGCGGACTGGATGTTGAGATCGCAGCAGTCATTGGCAACCATGAAACCCTGCGCACGCTGGTCGAGCGCTTTGATATTCCGTTTATTTTCCAGAGCCACGAAGGTCTGACCCGCGACCAGCACGATAACAATATGGCTGCGGAAATTGATCGCTTTCAGCCCGATTACGTGGTGCTGGCAAAATATATGCGCGTACTGACGCCAGCATTTGTTCAGCGCTACCCCAATCGAATCATCAATATCCACCACTCGTTTCTGCCTGCTTTTATCGGAGCCCGCCCTTATCACCAGGCTTATGAACGTGGCGTCAAAATTATTGGCGCCACAGCGCACTACGTGAATGACAATCTTGATGAAGGTCCTATCATTATCCAGGAAGTGATCCACGTAGATCATAATTATACGGCCGAGGATATGATGCGTGCCGGCCGCGACGTTGAAAAAAATGCGTTGAGTCGCGCGCTTTATCAGGTGCTTGCCCAGCGCGTTTTCGTTTATGGCAACCGCACGATTATCCTGTAATGCCCTGGTCTGTCATGGCATAAAAGGCTTTTTTGACTGACAATGCAGCAGTCAGGGCAAAAAAGCGGCAAACGATTGATATTCGGGGCGCGCGGGGTTTACACCCGTATTTCATCTGATATGATGCGCCCCGCTTGAGTGAACAGAGCGAGCAAGGCCAGTGGTGGGGTTCCCGAGCGGCCAAAGGGAGCAGACTGTAAATCTGCCGTCATCGACTTCGAAGGTTCGAATCCTTCCCCCACCACCATTCGCACCAGCCGTATTGTTAGCGCTTTTCAGGCCATCCCAGCACCGCAAGGTAAAGGATGAGAAGTTTCAGATTTGATACTGTAATACGCTTCCCCTGGTGGGGTTCCCGAGCGGCCAAAGGGAGCAGACTGTAAATCTGCCGTCATCGACTTCGAAGGTTCGAATCCTTCCCCCACCACCATTACGACCTCCCCCGCTTAATCCAGATCTACACCTTTACCCACCTACATGCCGCACTTTAGCCGCAGTTTCACCTACACCTTAATAGCGATTGCTGATAGCGATAATAGCGATTGCTGATAGCGATGCAGGTGGAGCCATGTAGATAAGCAGATGACCGGGCGCCGGCTGAGCATGACGGATGACATATACCGCCAGACTCTGCTACCATCCGGGCTTATTCCTTCGTAAAGACGGCCTCCGCCATGAAATTTGTTTCTTTTAATATCAATGGGCTGCGCGCCCGTCCTCACCAGCTGGCCGCCATTATTGAGCAGCATCAGCCTGACGTCATCGGCCTGCAGGAAACCAAGGTTCACGACGATATGTTTCCGCTTGATGAGGTCGCCAGCCACGGCTACCACGTCTTTTATCATGGGCAAAAAGGTCACTACGGCGTCGCCCTGCTGACGAAAGCCGAGCCTCTCACCGTCAGACGTGGTTTCCCGGGAGATGAAGAAGACGCCCAGCGCCGCCTGATCATGGCCGAGATCCCCAGTCCGGCAGGAAATATTTTGGTGATCAACGGCTATTTCCCGCAGGGGGAGAGTCGTGACCACCCCACCAAATTCCCGGCGAAGGAAAAATTCTATCGCGACCTGCAGAATTTCCTTGAGACGGAGCAAAAGCCCGTGAATCAGGTACTGATTATGGGTGATATGAATATCAGTTCCGCCGATACCGATATCGGCATCGGGGAAGACAGCCGTAAGCGCTGGCTGCGCACCGGCAAGTGTTCTTTTCTGCCTGAAGAGCGGGAGTGGATGGACAGGCTGATGGGCTGGGGCCTGGTGGATACCTGGCGGGCGCAGAACGCTGAGGTCAGCGATCGCTTCTCGTGGTTCGATTACCGCTCAAAAGGCTTTGACGATAATCGCGGTCTGCGTATCGATTTGCTGCTGGCCAGCAGGCCACTGGCCGAACGCTGCGTCGCAACCGGTATTGACTATGACATTCGCGGAATGGAAAAACCCTCCGACCATGCGCCGGTCTGGGCGCAGTTTAATTTTGATTAGTCCGTTAATCTGACCGGGCGAATGCCCGGTTAATCGTTAGTTCTGATGTAGCGTTTGCCAGGTCAGGTTGTTAGTGCCGACCGAGCGTTCGTCGCGGCGGCACTGCAAAAGTACCCCTTCCATTTTCACCACCGATCCTTCGGTATAGCTGCGATTCTCCCAGGTACAGCAGCGCAGACACGGCGGCTGATTGCTGTTTTGCCCCTGCGTCCACGCCTCTGGCGGCATATCTACCACCACGCCGGTATTGTTTCTGCCTGCGGGCACATAGCCGCCGCCTGACCCGTATCCACTGCTGACGTCACTGCCCTGCCCGCCGCCAACGTGCAGGCTCTGACTGGTTGCCGCTGCCTGACCGCTTAACAGCAGCGCAGCAAACAGCATCACTACGGCATTTCTTCTCATTACTCAGTTTCCTTCGCTTTGGACGCCCTGCGACGCGCCGGTTTTTTACGATTTTCTGCCGCAGGAAGGCCACGGAATGCATGCGCGGCGGGCTGCTGCCGGGCCTGCGAAATCAGATTATGCAGCGTCTCTACCAGCGGCATCATAAAATCCTGATAGCGGCACTGCTTTTCACTGATTTTAGTCAGCGTGGACTCCCACTGGGCAGTCATATCCGGTCTGGCTGCCATCTCTGGCAGCGAGTGGATCAGCGCCCGCCCGGCGGGACTGGCATGAATATAGCGCCCTTTTTTAAACAAAAAAGCCCGTTTGAAGAGCAACTCAATAATCCCGGCGCGCGTAGCCTCTGTCCCTAAACCATCGGTCGCACGCAGCACTTTCTTTAGATCTTTATCCTGGACGAAGCGCGCAATACCGGTCATCGCTGAGAGCAGCGTGGCATCGGTAAAGGGTCTGGGCGGCTGTGTCTGCTTCGCCACCACTTCTCCGCGCTCGCAGAGGAGCTCATCCCCTTTTGCCACCACCGGTAGCGGCGTGCCGTCATTTTCCTCATCCCGTTCTTTACTGCCGAGCAGCGCACGCCAGCCCGCTTCGGCCAGAAATCGGGCCTTAGCCATAAATTTCCCGCCGTTGATATCAAGTTCAATCACGCATTTGCGGTAGACGGCATCAGGACAAAACTGCATCAGATACTGGGTGGCGATCAGCCGGTAGATACTGCTTTCATTTTCACTAAGGCGCAGGGTGCCGCCGCGTGCCGTCGGGATAATTGCATGGTGCGCATCCACTTTTTTATCGTCCCAGCAGCGGTTCTTGCGGTCGCTGTCAAAATCGGCAGGCGTTTGCAGATCGGGCTGGTGTACACCTATCGCGTTGAGAACGGCATGACGCCCGGCAAAGTGCTCATCCGGCAGGTAACGGCTGTCCGAACGAGGGTAGGTGATCAGCTTATGGGTTTCGTAAAGCTTCTGGCAGGTATCAAGCACGGTCTGCGCGCTAAGGCCGAAGCGCTTCGCCGCCTCGATTTGCAGCGCGGAAAGAGAAAAAGGCAGCGGCGCCGTGTCGTTTTCCCGCCTGTCGTTATAGCTGGTGACGTGGGCAGGCTGACCGCCAATACGCGCCACCACATGGTCTGCCAGCGGGCGATGCAGCAAACGCCCCTCCTCATCCTGCCAGGATTCGCAGGCATCGCTGGGCTGCCATAGCGCGACAAATCGCTCATCAGCGGGCGTGACGATATGCGCCTTAACTTCGTAAAAATCTTTTGGAACGAAGCCTTCGATATCTTCATCCCGCCGTACCACCAGCCCCAGAACCGGCGTTTGTACCCGACCTACGGACAGCAGGCCGTCGTAGCCTGCATTGCGCCCCAGCAGCGTGTAGGCACGGGTCATATTAATGCCGTAAAGCCAGTCGGCCCGCGCCCGCGCCAGCGCAGAGACGCACAGCGGGATAAATTCGCGATTTTCACGCAGCCGCCCCACCGCCCGTTCAACCGCCTGGGGGTTGAGATCGTTAATCAGGCAGCGCTGCACCTTTTCGCGCTTGCCTGCCGGCAGCGCCAGATAATCCAGCACCTCATCCACCAGCAGCTGCCCTTCCCTGTCCGGGTCCCCGGCGTGGATCACTTCAGTCGCCTGTTCCAGCAGCGTCTTGATCACATTGAGCTGTTTTGCTACCGAAGGCCGCGGCTGTAGCTGCCATTTTTCCGGGACAATCGGCAGATCGGCCAGCGACCAGCGCGCATAGCGGCTGTTATAGCTGTCCGGCTGCGCCTGTTCCAGCAGGTGCCCGACGCACCACGTCACCATATTATCCGGTCCGCAGGCAATGTAGCCCTCGCCCCGGCGGTGCGGCTTAGGTAATACATCCGCTATCGCGCGGGCAAGGCTGGGTTTTTCGGCAATAAACAAACGCATGCGAAATGACATCCTGCTTAACTTACAATTTCTGTTACTGAACGCACGGCGTACCGCGGCATCAGTTCACCCGGTGTCGCCCTGTGGCGTGCACCTCAACTGACCCGCGACGCGGGCGCGGGTATCATGGCCCGCAATGGTAACCTGTCAGGCTAAGCGTGGTAAGTCCGGGCGCATAATTGCCGCTCCGTTTGCTTATTATCGCGACAAATTGCAGAGCGGGTCACAAGCCTGCAGGGATTGTGACCCGCTGTCACTCAGAAATAACTGACAAATGGAGCGGTGTCGGGCGGAAGAACGGTAGTGGAAGATTTGAGCTGGGGCGTACCAAGGTACAGAAAACCCACCAGGCTATCCTGCTCGCGGCAGCCAAACGCCTCGCGCACCGCCTGATGCTCAGTCCAGGCACCGGTACGCCAGACGCCGTTAAACCCCTGCGCCAGCGCGGCCATCTGCATTGCCATCACCGCACAGCCTGCGGAAACCACCTGCTCCCAGCGCGGGACCTTCGGATGGTCTTCGCAGCGCGCTACAACGGTGATGATCATCGGCGCGCGAAACGGGGACTGTTTTGCCTTTTCAATGGCCTTTAAATCCATATCATCCTGACGGGCCGTCGTTTCCAGCAGCTGGCTGAAGCGCTCGCGTCCTGCGCCTTCGATAATGCTAAAGCGCCACGGCTGGAGCGTGCCGTGGTCGGGCGCGCGCATACCGGCACGAAGGATATTCTCCAGGGCTTCACCCGCAGGCGCCGGTTCACTGAGCCGCGAGGCAGAACGACGGTTAACCACTAAATCCAGCGCATCCATAAATTTCTCCTGATAATGATTCTGATTTAGCAGAAACTAGCACAGGATGATGATTTGTTACAGCATGGCGCTTTTTCCTGCTGACAATAGCGCCCTGGCTAATTAGGATGTCACCAACCTGCTCCGGTTTCGCCGTTCGTGCGCTCTTGCACCCGGTGAAACGGGCTTTTTTACCGCGATTATGGAGATAATATGCGCACTTTGTGGCGAGCAATCGCTGGTTTTTTTAAATGGACCTGGCGACTGCTGAATTTCGTCCGTGAGTTCATTCTCAATCTGTTTCTGGTGGTATTGATTCTGATCTGTATTGGAGTTTACGTTCAGTTCAGCCGCCCTGCCACGCCGGAACAATCCCCTAAAGGCGCACTGATTGTTGATCTGAGCGGCACGGTGGTCGATAAGCCCTCCGTCAGCAATAAGCTCAGCAAACTTGGTCGCCAGCTGCTGGGTACCAACAGCAACCGCCTGAAGGAGAATTCGCTGTTTGACGTAGTGGATGCCATCCGCCAGGCGAAAGGCGATGCCAATATTACTGGCATGGTGCTCGATCTGCGCGATTTCGCCGGTGCCGATCAGCCCTCGCTCCAGTATATGGGTAAGGCCCTGCGCGAGTTTCGCGACAGCGGTAAACAGATTTACGCCACCGGTGACAGCTACAGTCAGGCACAGTACTACCTTGCCAGCTTCGCCAATAAAATTTATCTCTCCCCACAGGGTACGGTGGATATCCACGGTTTTGCCACTAACGGACTCTACTATAAGTCACTGCTGGATAACCTGAAGGTCTCATCACACGTCTTCCGCGTGGGGACCTACAAGTCGGCCGTTGAGCCGTTCCTGCGGGATGATATGTCTCCGGCAGCGCGCGAGGCGGACAGCCGCTGGATGGGCGAACTGTGGCAAAACTATCTCAATACCCTGGCGGCCAACCGTCAGATCACCCCGGATCAGGTTTTCCCGGGTGCGCAGGGCCTGCTCGATGCACTACAGAAAACCGGCGGCGACACGGCTGAATACGCCAAAAATGCCCGGCTGGTGGATGAGTTAGCCTCGCGCTCAGCGGTTGATCAGCAGCTGACGAAAGTTTTCGGCTGGGATAAAGAAGCAAAAGATTTCAACGGTACCAGCATCTACGACTATCAGGTCAAAGATCAGCAGTCAGCCGACGGCAATATCGCGGTAATTATGGCTAACGGTGCGATCATGGATGGCGACGAGACGGCGGGCACCGTGGGGGGTGATACCACCGCGATGGAAATTCGTCAGGCACGTCTGGATCCGAAGATAAAAGCCATTGTTTTCCGCGTTAACAGTCCCGGCGGCAGCGTAACAGCCTCCGAAACCATTCGCGAAGAGCTGGCGGCGGCGAAGGCCGCAGGTAAACCGGTGGTCGTCTCCATGGGCGGCCTGGCGGCATCGGGCGGCTACTGGGTCTCCACCCCGGCCAACTACATCATTGCCAGCCCGAACACCCTGACCGGCTCGATTGGGATTTTCGGCGTGATTAATACCGTCGAAAACTCACTCGATGCGATTGGCGTTCATACGGATGGCGTGTCTACCTCGCCGCTGGCCGATGTGGCCACCACTAAGGCGCTCCCGCCTGAAGTTCAGCAGATGATGCAGTTGAGCATTGAGAACGGCTATAAAAACTTCCTTAATCTGGTGGCGCAGGCCCGTAATAAAACCCCGGAGCAGATCGACCAGATCGCTCAGGGTCACGTCTGGACGGGCAGCGATGCCAAAGCAAACGGACTGGTTGACGCGCTGGGCGACTTTGACGATGCCGTTGCCAAAGCGGCCGAGCTGGCTAAGCTGAAACAGCCCCAGCTAAACTGGTATCAGGACGATCCGGGCATGCTTGATATGCTGTTCAGTCAGATGGATGTCTCAATTCGCGCCGCGCTGCCTGATGTCCTGAAGGTGTGGCTGCCCGCGCCGGTTATGGACACCATGGCGGCAATGAGGGATCAGCCCGGCCTGTTTGATAACCTTAACGATCCGCAAAATCGCTATGCCATCTGCCTGACCTGTGGTCAGGTGAAATAACCCGGTGGCAGCCCGGCATCACGTCGGGCTGCCTTTACCCCTATTCCTGTCATGCGCCTGTACGACAGGCCAGAGCTTATACATGCAAAAGAAATCTATCTACGTGGCCTATACGGGTGGAACCATAGGCATGCAGCGTTCTTCCCAGGGCTATATTCCGGTGTCTGGGCATCTGCAGACCCAACTGGCAAATATGCCCGAGTTTCATCGCGCCGAAATGCCTGACTTTACCATCCATGAGTATCAGCCACTGATTGACTCATCGGATATGACCCCGCAGGACTGGCAAATCATCGCCGATGATATTCGTCAGAACTACCATCGCTATGACGGCTTTGTGATCCTGCACGGCACCGATACCATGGCCTTCACCGCGTCTGCGCTCTCTTTTATGTTGGAAAATCTCGCCAAGCCGGTAATTGTGACAGGGTCACAGATTCCGCTTGAGGAACTCCGCTCCGACGGACAACAGAATCTGTTGAATGCACTCTTTGTGGCGGCGAACTTCCCGATAAATGAAGTATCTCTGTTTTTTAACAATACGCTTTATCGCGGTAACCGCACGACCAAGGCACATGCCGACGGTTTCAATGCGTTCGCCTCACCCAATCTGGCCCCGCTGCTTGAAGCCGGTATTCATATCCGCCGTCTGAACACCCCGCCAGCTCCCCACGGCGAGGGTGAGCTGATCGTGCATCCGATTACCCCGCAGCCGGTTGGCGTGGTGACGATATATCCCGGTATCTCAGCCGATGTGGTCAGTAATTTTCTCCTGCAGCCGGTAAAGGCGCTGATTCTGCGCTCGTACGGTGTAGGTAATGCCCCCCAAAACCCTGCCTTCCTGAAGGAGCTTAAAGAGGCTTCCTCGCGCGGGATAGTGGTTATCAACCTGACTCAGTGTATGTCCGGTAAGGTCAATATGGGCGGTTATGCCACCGGCAACGCGCTGGCGCTTGCAGGGGTGATCAGCGGTTACGATCTGACCGTCGAGGCGACGCTGACCAAGCTCCATTTTTTACTGTCACAGGGCCTTTCGAGCGACAGGGTACGTCAGCTGATGCAGGTTAATCTGCGCGGCGAACTGACGCCAGACGAGAAATAAGGAACCATAATGAAAACGCAGCAGGCACTGTTACTCATTGATTTACAGAATGACTTTTGTCCCGGCGGCGCGCTGGCCGTGGAGGAAGGTGATGCGGTTATCGCCGTAGCAAATCAGGTTGCGATGCGTTTTCACCAGCGTGGTCAGCCGGTGGTCGCCACGCTCGACTGGCACCCGCATCACCACGGCAGCTTCGCCTCAAATGCCGGAGAAGTGCCCTGGACCATGGGGGAGTTGGATGGGCTGCCCCAGGTCTGGTGGCCCGATCACTGCGTTCAGGGGAGTAAGGGGGCAGAGCTGCACCCTGAGCTTAATCGCAGCGTGCTCGTCAAGCAGATCTATAAGGGAACGGATCCCCGCACAGATAGCTACAGCGCCTTTTTTGACAATGGCCAGCGCAGCCAGACCGGCCTGGACAGCTGGTTAAAATCGCAGGGGGTGACGGCGCTAACGGTGATGGGCCTGGCGACCGATTACTGCGTGAAATATAGCGTGCTGGACGCGCTAAGGCTGGGCTATCGCGTCAGCGTGGTTGTCGCAGGGTGTCGGGGTGTGAATCTGGAAGCGGGTGACGGTGAGCGGGCGCTGGCGGAAATGGCGGCCAGCGGCGCGCTGCTTATCAATGCTGATGGGGCGGAAGGAACGCTCCGGTAAAACCTGCTGCCGGGATTTAACCGGGGATCGTGGCGTAAACCAGCGACAATTATTCCTCCAGGAATAATTTATTGCAGCTTAATGCGGGTGACGTTGTCATCCACAATGCCAAACGCTTCCTTAAGCTCTCTTTTGCTTTTTGTCACCATCTCGCCACCCTTGCCAATGCTCATATGCTGCGGCTGCTCATTATATTTCGCCTGCCACATCATCACCAGCTGCAGGCTGTTCTCTTTCTGCGCATCCGTCAGCGCGACGCCGTCGGCCCATTTACCCGTTTCAACGGCAGTCAGCAGACGCTGGTAAACATCCGGCGTCATGGCATTAATCATCTCATCCAACACCATTGCCGCTATCCTTTAATGTTGTTGCCTTCTTCGTCAGAAAAGCTTAACGAAGCGGAATTGACGCAGTAGCGCTCGCCCGTAGGCTGAGGACCATCCGGAAATACGTGCCCCAGGTGGGCATCACAGCTGCCGCAGCGAATTTCGATACGCTGCATACCGTGAGTGTCATCTTCAATATAACGAATAGCATCATCGCTGACGGGCTGGTAAAAACTGGGCCAGCCGCAGCCGGAGTCGTACTTGGTTTCCGACAGGAACAGCGGCGAATTGCACACCAGGCAGTGATACAGCCCTTCGCCTTTGTTATGCAGCAGCTTGCCGGTAAAGGGTCTCTCGGTACCGCGCTCCTGGGTCACATAACGCTGTACTTCGTTCAAATCGGTTTCTGGGTTCAGATGTTTGTTAGCCATATCGATACTCTCTGGCGGTGTGTTCTGGATAATGTCTATCATTCTAACAAATACATAACAACGTCAGGGGATTTTTTCGCTTACAGAGATATCTGAAAGTAAAAGCAGACGATTATGTGATTCAGATCACTCTTTGATACCCCTGCCCCTTTATATTCGTGCAGGAAGGCCCAAGATTAGGTTCTAACGGGTGCCGCGAATCATGCTTTCAGATAAATTATTCCTGCTCGCTGGTTTGATTTGTCGCAACAATTGAAGCGATTCCGCTTGACGCCTGGTAAGGTTTTTGTAATTTTACAGCCAACCTTTTATTCACTAACCAATAGCTGGTGGAATATATGACTATCAAAGTAGGTATCAATGGTTTTGGCCGTATCGGTCGCATCGTTTTCCGTGCTGCTCAGCAGCGTTCTGATGTAGAAATCGTTGCAATCAACGATCTGCTGGACGCCGAGTACATGGCTTACATGCTGAAGTACGACTCTACCCATGGCCGTTTCGACGGTACTGTAGAAGTCAAAGACGGCCACCTGGTTGTTAACGGCAAAACCATTCGTGTTACCGCTGAAAGAGATCCAGCTAACCTGAAATGGGGCGAAATCGGCGTTGACGTTGTTGCTGAAGCAACCGGTATCTTCCTGACCGACGAAACCGCACGTAAGCACATTCAGGCTGGCGCGAAGAAAGTCGTACTGACCGGTCCTTCTAAAGACAACACCCCAATGTTCGTTATGGGCGTGAACCACAAGTCTTACGACGGCCAGGACATCGTTTCTAACGCATCCTGCACCACTAACTGCCTGGCACCGCTGGCAAAAGTGATCAACGACAAGTTCGGCATCGTTGAAGCGCTGATGACCACCGTGCATGCAACCACTGCAACCCAGAAAACCGTTGATGGCCCGTCTCACAAAGACTGGCGTGGCGGTCGTGGCGCATCTCAGAACATCATCCCTTCTTCTACCGGCGCAGCAAAAGCCGTAGGTAAAGTGATCCCTGAGCTGAACGGCAAACTGACCGGTATGTCTTTCCGCGTCCCTACGCCAAACGTCTCCGTGGTTGACCTGACTGCTCGTCTGGCTAAGCCTGCCTCTTACAAAGAAATTTGTGATGCAATCAAAGCGGCTTCTGAAGGCGAACTGAAAGGCGTTCTGGGCTACACCGAAGATGACGTGGTTTCTACCGATTTCAACGGCGAAGTTCTGACTTCTGTATTTGATGCCAAAGCAGGTATCGCCCTGAGCGACACCTTCGTCAAACTGGTTGCCTGGTATGACAACGAAACGGGCTATTCAAACAAAGTTCTGGATCTGATCTCTCACATTGCTAAATAAGCAGCTGAAAGACTAATCAGGGCGACTCCGGTCGCCCTTTTTTTATCGGCTTGAAAAAGGTTTCCTCATGAGCGAAAAACTCTTTTCCCTGGCGGTTACTGACCAGATCACCCCCTATATTTCGCAGAGAAAAATAGGCGACCTGCCCCTTTTAACCATTGTTCATCCAAAAGTCAGGGCGGCCATCACCTTACAGGGCGCGCATCTGATTGCCTGGCAGCCTGGTAGTGAAAAGCCCGTTATCTGGCTGAGCGAGAAGACAGCCTTTACCGCAGGGAAAGCCATCCGGGGCGGCGTGCCTGTCTGCTGGCCGTGGTTTGGTCCGGCAGGTGAACCCGCTCATGGCTTTGCGCGTAGTCTGCCCTGGACGCTGTCAGCACACGATGAGAATGAAGAGAGCGTGATGCTGACCTTCGTGCTGGAAAGTGACGAGCGCACGAAAAAGCTCTGGCCGCATGATTTCACCCTGATTGCGCGCTTCCGCTTCAGCGATCGCCTTGAAATTGAACTGGAGGCGCACGGAGACTTTGAGGCAACGGCCGCGCTGCACAGCTACTTTAACGTTGCCGACATCGCCGGTGTTGAAGTGAGTGGGCTTGGCCACCCCTATATTGATAAGGTCAGTGACGGGGCTGAGGGAAACTCTGCATCCGGCAGGCAAACCTACCCCGATCGGGTCGATCGCGTGTATACCCAACCTGAAGACTGTAGCGTTATCACCGATACTGTCGGTCAGCGTACCATCGAAGTCTACCACCACCACCATAGTGACGTTGTCACGTGGAACCCTGGCCCTGCACTGTCATGCAGTATGGGAGACATGGCCAATGAGGGTTATAAAACGATGGTGTGCGTGGAAACAGCGCGTATCTCATCCGCAATGAAGAGTTCGGGCGAAAGCCCATCCCGGCTGGCTACCACCATTAAAGTGCGTAAAAACGCCTGACGATACGCAGTGAGGCGGTAAAAAAGTTACCGCCTGACCAGGCTTTAATCCCTTACTGCCTTACCTTGCACCCGATCGGGTTTGAATGCCGCCAGGCGCGACCCTGCGCTGGCTCGGCTTAGACGACGTCGAGCGCGACCTTCCCGGTGGGCGGTGGAAAGGCCTGGTCCATCAGCGCCAGCTCCTCCCTGTTCAGCACCACCTTCAACGCAGCCGCATTCTCGTCAACGTGTTGCACCGATCCTGCTTTGGGAATAGCCATGACGCCCTGCTGGCGAATAACCCAGGCCAGCAGCAGCTGGGCTACACTGATGCGCTTTTGCTGTGCAATCTCCGCAAGCACGCCGTTATTCATCAAATCGTGACGCAGACGCCCCGCCTGCGCCAGCGGGCAGTAGGCCATCACCGGAATGCCGCGCTGCTGGCACGCAGGCAGAAGATCGTACTCAATTCCGCGCGAGGCCAGGTGGTAAAGCACCTGGTTAGCCGCGCAGCCCAAGCCCCCTTCTTCTGTCAGCAGGTCCTGTAGATCACTCTTATCGAAATTGGATACGCCCCAGTGCCGGATTTTACCCGCCTGCTGGAGTTGCTGCATGGCGGTGATGGTTTCCTCCAGCGGGATGCTGCCAGGCCAGTGAAGAAGATAGAGGTCGAGATAATCCGTTTTCAGCCGACGCAGGCTGCGATCGCAGGCTTCAATGGCACTCCCGGCCCCGGCATTCCAGGGATAAACTTTTGAGACCAGCCAGGCCTTGTCCCTTCTTCCCTGCAATGCTTCGCCGACCACTTCCTCTGCTCCGCCGTCTGCGTACATTTCAGCCGTGTCGATTACGCTAAGACCCAGTTCGAGTCCGTGCTGCAGGGCAGCGACCTCTGATTTACGCTGGCCGCTATTTTCCCCCATATACCAGCTTCCCTGGCCGATGGAAGGCAAGGTTATCTCTTTTGAAAAGTTTACGGATGAGCTCATGCATACCTCCTGCACTCTTTTGGGGGTGACTATCATGCAAAAGGGCGCAGAGCGCCCTTTTTTGATGCGATAACAGGCGATCAGAACGTGTAGCTAACGCCCGTCCACAGCATGACCTGAGCGTTATTGTCGACCATTGGGCTGTCTTTCACTTCGCTGCTCAGACGGGTATAGCGGCCTGAAAGCGATGCGTTCCAGCTCTGATTAATCGCATATGCGGCGGTCAGCTCCAGATAGGGGCTCCAGCTATCGTCTGCGTCATAGCTGCTAAGTCCGCTACGGCGCGACTCGCGTTTGGAGACGCCATAGTAGTAGTCATTTTGATTTTCACTGCTGTACAGCGCACCAATACCCGGCGTCAGGCTCAGATCGCCAATCTGGAAGCGATAAAGATAGGCCAGATCCCAGATAATGCCATTACTGTTATCCAGCAGATCGCCCGCGACCACGGTGCGTACG is part of the Erwinia sp. HDF1-3R genome and harbors:
- the sppA gene encoding signal peptide peptidase SppA; translation: MRTLWRAIAGFFKWTWRLLNFVREFILNLFLVVLILICIGVYVQFSRPATPEQSPKGALIVDLSGTVVDKPSVSNKLSKLGRQLLGTNSNRLKENSLFDVVDAIRQAKGDANITGMVLDLRDFAGADQPSLQYMGKALREFRDSGKQIYATGDSYSQAQYYLASFANKIYLSPQGTVDIHGFATNGLYYKSLLDNLKVSSHVFRVGTYKSAVEPFLRDDMSPAAREADSRWMGELWQNYLNTLAANRQITPDQVFPGAQGLLDALQKTGGDTAEYAKNARLVDELASRSAVDQQLTKVFGWDKEAKDFNGTSIYDYQVKDQQSADGNIAVIMANGAIMDGDETAGTVGGDTTAMEIRQARLDPKIKAIVFRVNSPGGSVTASETIREELAAAKAAGKPVVVSMGGLAASGGYWVSTPANYIIASPNTLTGSIGIFGVINTVENSLDAIGVHTDGVSTSPLADVATTKALPPEVQQMMQLSIENGYKNFLNLVAQARNKTPEQIDQIAQGHVWTGSDAKANGLVDALGDFDDAVAKAAELAKLKQPQLNWYQDDPGMLDMLFSQMDVSIRAALPDVLKVWLPAPVMDTMAAMRDQPGLFDNLNDPQNRYAICLTCGQVK
- the ansA gene encoding asparaginase, producing MQKKSIYVAYTGGTIGMQRSSQGYIPVSGHLQTQLANMPEFHRAEMPDFTIHEYQPLIDSSDMTPQDWQIIADDIRQNYHRYDGFVILHGTDTMAFTASALSFMLENLAKPVIVTGSQIPLEELRSDGQQNLLNALFVAANFPINEVSLFFNNTLYRGNRTTKAHADGFNAFASPNLAPLLEAGIHIRRLNTPPAPHGEGELIVHPITPQPVGVVTIYPGISADVVSNFLLQPVKALILRSYGVGNAPQNPAFLKELKEASSRGIVVINLTQCMSGKVNMGGYATGNALALAGVISGYDLTVEATLTKLHFLLSQGLSSDRVRQLMQVNLRGELTPDEK
- the pncA gene encoding bifunctional nicotinamidase/pyrazinamidase; amino-acid sequence: MKTQQALLLIDLQNDFCPGGALAVEEGDAVIAVANQVAMRFHQRGQPVVATLDWHPHHHGSFASNAGEVPWTMGELDGLPQVWWPDHCVQGSKGAELHPELNRSVLVKQIYKGTDPRTDSYSAFFDNGQRSQTGLDSWLKSQGVTALTVMGLATDYCVKYSVLDALRLGYRVSVVVAGCRGVNLEAGDGERALAEMAASGALLINADGAEGTLR
- a CDS encoding DUF1315 family protein, translated to MVLDEMINAMTPDVYQRLLTAVETGKWADGVALTDAQKENSLQLVMMWQAKYNEQPQHMSIGKGGEMVTKSKRELKEAFGIVDDNVTRIKLQ
- the msrB gene encoding peptide-methionine (R)-S-oxide reductase MsrB; this translates as MANKHLNPETDLNEVQRYVTQERGTERPFTGKLLHNKGEGLYHCLVCNSPLFLSETKYDSGCGWPSFYQPVSDDAIRYIEDDTHGMQRIEIRCGSCDAHLGHVFPDGPQPTGERYCVNSASLSFSDEEGNNIKG
- the gapA gene encoding glyceraldehyde-3-phosphate dehydrogenase produces the protein MTIKVGINGFGRIGRIVFRAAQQRSDVEIVAINDLLDAEYMAYMLKYDSTHGRFDGTVEVKDGHLVVNGKTIRVTAERDPANLKWGEIGVDVVAEATGIFLTDETARKHIQAGAKKVVLTGPSKDNTPMFVMGVNHKSYDGQDIVSNASCTTNCLAPLAKVINDKFGIVEALMTTVHATTATQKTVDGPSHKDWRGGRGASQNIIPSSTGAAKAVGKVIPELNGKLTGMSFRVPTPNVSVVDLTARLAKPASYKEICDAIKAASEGELKGVLGYTEDDVVSTDFNGEVLTSVFDAKAGIALSDTFVKLVAWYDNETGYSNKVLDLISHIAK